A window of Hevea brasiliensis isolate MT/VB/25A 57/8 chromosome 14, ASM3005281v1, whole genome shotgun sequence contains these coding sequences:
- the LOC110655209 gene encoding probable 60S ribosomal protein L14, producing MPFKRYVEIERVALINYGIDFRKLGVFVDVIDQNRVTIGTPNMVGSQINFKRRSPILRLKLAVSLSEIGLQAIQEMDKENVWKKIKMIVVRRILVEKFKNGKVKHWKFM from the exons ATGCCGTTCAAGAGATACGTGGAGATTGAGAGGGTAGCTCTCATCAACTATGGCATAGACTTCAGGAAGCTCGGTGttttcgtcgatgtcatcgaccagaaccgagttaCAATCGGGACCCCCAATATGGTTGGGAGCCAAATAAACTTTAAGAGAcggtcaccgatattaagattgaaattagcagtctccTTGTCAGAGATTGGTCTACAAGCCATACAG GAGATGGACAAAGAAAACGTTTGGAAAAAGATCAAGATGATTGTCGTGAGAAGAATTCTTGTCGAAAAATTCAAGAACGGGAAAGTAAAACATTGGAAAttcatgtga